One window of Akkermansia biwaensis genomic DNA carries:
- a CDS encoding autotransporter-associated beta strand repeat-containing protein has protein sequence MPLQLLSAVLACCALLSTPAYSLDLGANETITENTDWTENTNVTANVTLTINPDVTVTQETGSLVIGGHTLTVDGGGTLSILSTATEHTLAADGRLNIQGGSTLDLTAPDARLSVAQDANWTRFIISVADNSVLKTRSMAAGDYVFGARLTNKENLLLSGGGTIEVTATAAETISNIGFTVNEGGGSYLVTNAGTTVKMILNPEKTIQAVLNDVLTLGGAGNIEGGDANDMFIGNGGLKKVGTGTLTLKYANSFGGGVELNGGTLIVDHADGMGTNKVLSVTGNAAIGGTSAAYQGLSLSSGVSLDVSAVDTGAGLTIASGSVSLGAQSSITGNLVLNEGSLSLGGQNTMTGNLSLGTGLFIDASHMTKNGDALLALTGALTVNGSLLLENADGVSWSAGTYNLISATEGVTGDLANTILLGTQYMGNWDTADNVLKFVVTELTSISWTGGGDATWTVGGSGTNSPWSAGSTFENGMGVSFGDIAGNPPQTVNITGQVNPGLILVNAESTDYTWTGTGSLTGSSKLQKTGNGTLTIATDNSGFSGEVLLGGGLVEIQNAGALGTGDIVFNGGALKYGTGITTDISGQLKTDALASNAILVDTNGNAVTWASLAGWAGTLTRSGEGSLMLGAGTYEGKLTNEGAGSLTIGAGNASLTGGIGGTISKTGDGTLTINRNTFINSNGSTLVVESGTLSLRQDEAAWTGTMNIVLGENVTMNVPYGVGVNGTGTLTMGSGTTLNLNNGSGTSNTFNMNIVLDAGEGLVSLRGSLYGNKTSVGSTISGTGNLRITHLDNGGNDWKFNGGWVKNSYDGNTEIIATDRQLNLTYDIGSASVTGGQTVTPWGQGDVTIGGGANTMTVTFSGVGGTAASNGISLDGNITLKGANAATRLNIFAGSAGTMTLNGLVSVETSGTGTATIGSGDGLRMGGGLAGTGTLAVATRNSAGALTLGGDVAGFSGTLNLTGSNLYLDADTALGGTLNASSAKVTALRTQNVTGTLNAASLAVDGTALSAAGTVLTVANLALGADAEVSLNIDGNVAEGTYTLVGWDNLMSGNFVDANSMTLTGTLAGLYQGTFTVDTAGKTVSVSVSMADGVIVWDGNSIGAVDNTKTYLFDGSHTGDVSLTGNMNAKAIYFNNGAGQDLVLTNNGGELSGNGAMTKLGEGKVSFNSSNEAYSGAVGIKEGTVAVNANKALGIGTVTVDAPGRLEIGVTGDIADILGATMPTINGGTIAFVSGGANALGTNLANGSAVNLEVLGENTVLTISVNQTKTASTYVGNGASLFIDGGGTNTRLTGSLTVNGGILTTTGDSFGYSGTTLNSLLLENGATWTIGNGTGHNTLLNSNIILNNSSILVNTTGKGFYLFGGNHRISTQSNALGMSLIAASGDYSSQKMTVKTATTFDVSRGNFTLDETNTADLKVDVGIVSEAAVAITKQGNGILQLTRANTYAGQTLIREGTILLTGAGKLGAGAVTLGGLGDATLAYNVTGDNTTANAIGGTGTITQKGAGIVTLSGANTYAGTTHVEAGTLKAGSATAFGTSSVLLSSGATLDIGNYALGNAVAVKAGASGALSTASVTSDGGTLGSLTLGSYSRLNVTGSMALASGAELTFDMTGVTAGDNALVTLTGGLTVNGTHKLTLSNYETLTDSGSYSLLTVGTGTLMVGSFNVGELINETHPELTYMLGLSADGKTLQLKIESSADMLTWNGTADAGTWSADNVSNWTYAGSSTPPTSTDGQPLLFDNTAANKDVTITGNVAPSSVVVSNSGSNTYTFEGNGHITGDTTILTKRGDGTLVIRNTNSYGGSTSLEGGIVDINGDGALGTGSIIFGGGTLQASGNVTLTQIMVQKNAADAVKLAATGADTVLTVNTGGQDSFLGLNWNVSGNGSVALGDIADTKVLSGTIAVAAGSKLNLSGGTEIALSGILKNISGTLEKTDGGSLLIKTINGNDALNGTLRNSGADIVFSGYGAATSNRTVTVNGMLDASVVNATYGVTLDLKHSQDIGTLQVGSGTFDGNTQASAVIVGTGVTLTSNSVTLGGDVAGELNIAGGTAQLGALAFSGTAGSGITLNGNGTLTMGGNITGTSGTLTLGEGTLNSSAAWSAESGVVLNAAQGKTATVDTTGGNITLNGAFSGTGSLAKTGTGQLSLGSASADYAGTVTLSSGTLAFLAGADGYKGALNITGGELQGGQYYSGASKNVTVNAAAGVSSISLGGLNGSSLKSIDITDAGTVISGINGAASLDSANLVVGTDNVAKTQDLAGSDSIIQFNENGATLDIASLTLSLSADVVNAMQGWGAGERTAWLNLTNGSLSYGTATFNPLLEGLGFTVTGINGGSIGITGDATQIYAVGSEDKEITSNAELDPYRAVIVDGNLALNLPGVDDEAEGLTINNLSGAASGVITITATDDKTASVILNNELLGNDPNTSGPDTKYAGTINGGTANITKTGAGSLELSGSLNTDGALDMREGSLTLSGTADLGSIVLDSREADSLSTLNVTGTATAGTLTDEGNGGTLNIGGDGKLTLDTAGSELSNSTVTGSGTLQVADNASLLFNGTSKLDGVQVELSTDGMLELDNAANSLSGLTGNGSLNNGSALEITASGKSVFEGSLTGEGSITMNGTGTQTLKGSGSAGQSLNVTKGTLELMGAEGGNGSVTYKTLTAGTGGHVRLTAVGDGVDAVNTTLTVGNGLNLAGANLDLVINTNRDDLFANPVITVLAGNVNLNGTTVSLDSLGDYDDPADPTANLNFILVDAQGAGGTVTADGASVTSSGYFDFYYQELGIRAEGGKIIVSGMVKTDNAFMDAADTANSAAGANLLWNNRGNAPKGTVLGDLREAVRNSIQSGDSGQAARSMAAAAGSTVNALGTAQRDALREQMGWIRNRTNQMGVNPAYINEDLPYFHMWMEGTGSYAQLDTKGDESGYKLTTWGGTFGVDVDLSDSFTMGAAFTANYGDLTASAADTADGHLDSYYANLFGRYQSKRWAHTLILTGGWNDAKLNRTVDYGAGSYRTEGSTNGWGLGAMYELTYDIYLNENRSSILQPLFNASVVTTRMDGYRETGAGNAGLSVDKQEWTTGTLALGGRWMGLVGSNLFGREALAELRVNAAQDLGDDRGETAVGFLANPGYTQQVRGAKVGRTALQIGAGLSVPVGTQGTIFVNGNADIRDGASSLNGSIGYRYDF, from the coding sequence TTGCCTTTGCAACTGCTGTCCGCTGTGCTTGCCTGCTGCGCCCTTCTTTCCACTCCCGCCTATTCCCTTGATCTGGGTGCCAATGAAACCATTACGGAGAATACGGACTGGACGGAAAATACAAATGTAACGGCCAACGTCACCCTGACCATTAACCCGGACGTTACCGTTACCCAGGAGACGGGCTCCCTGGTCATTGGAGGGCATACGCTGACGGTTGACGGCGGAGGCACGCTCAGCATTCTTAGCACTGCTACGGAACACACGCTGGCGGCAGACGGGCGCCTGAATATCCAGGGCGGCTCCACGCTGGACCTGACGGCTCCGGATGCACGCCTTTCCGTGGCGCAGGATGCCAACTGGACCCGGTTCATCATCTCCGTAGCGGATAACAGCGTGTTGAAAACACGCAGCATGGCGGCAGGGGATTACGTATTCGGGGCCAGACTGACCAATAAGGAAAATTTGCTCCTGTCCGGCGGCGGCACCATTGAGGTGACGGCCACTGCGGCGGAAACGATATCCAACATCGGCTTTACCGTGAATGAAGGCGGCGGCAGTTACCTGGTAACCAATGCGGGAACGACGGTAAAAATGATTCTGAACCCGGAAAAGACCATTCAGGCCGTTCTAAATGACGTGCTGACCCTGGGCGGTGCGGGTAATATCGAAGGAGGGGACGCGAATGACATGTTCATCGGGAACGGAGGACTGAAAAAAGTGGGGACCGGTACGCTGACATTGAAATATGCCAACTCCTTTGGCGGCGGTGTGGAACTGAATGGAGGCACGCTGATTGTGGATCATGCCGACGGCATGGGGACGAACAAGGTTCTTTCCGTAACGGGCAATGCGGCCATTGGAGGCACGTCCGCCGCGTATCAGGGGCTTTCCCTGTCTTCCGGCGTCAGTCTTGACGTTTCCGCGGTGGATACCGGTGCGGGGTTGACCATTGCCTCCGGCAGTGTTTCCCTGGGCGCACAAAGTTCAATCACCGGCAATCTGGTTTTAAACGAGGGTTCCCTGTCCCTGGGCGGCCAGAACACGATGACCGGCAATCTGAGTCTGGGAACCGGCCTGTTCATTGATGCCAGCCATATGACGAAGAACGGGGACGCCCTGCTGGCGCTGACCGGCGCTTTGACGGTGAACGGCAGTCTTCTGCTGGAGAATGCAGACGGCGTTTCCTGGAGCGCCGGAACGTACAACCTGATCAGCGCCACGGAAGGCGTTACCGGGGATCTGGCCAACACCATCCTGCTCGGAACCCAGTATATGGGGAATTGGGATACGGCGGACAATGTCCTGAAATTCGTGGTGACGGAACTGACCTCCATAAGCTGGACGGGCGGAGGGGACGCTACCTGGACGGTGGGGGGAAGCGGGACCAATTCTCCATGGAGCGCCGGGAGCACTTTTGAAAACGGCATGGGAGTATCCTTTGGGGATATTGCCGGCAATCCTCCCCAGACGGTCAACATCACCGGGCAGGTAAATCCCGGCCTGATTCTGGTCAATGCGGAATCCACCGATTACACATGGACGGGAACAGGCTCCCTTACGGGAAGCTCCAAGCTCCAGAAGACCGGAAACGGAACACTGACAATCGCCACGGACAACTCCGGTTTTTCCGGAGAAGTCCTGCTGGGCGGCGGCCTGGTGGAAATACAGAACGCCGGGGCGCTGGGCACGGGGGACATTGTTTTCAACGGCGGCGCCCTCAAATACGGAACGGGCATTACGACGGACATCTCCGGCCAGCTCAAGACGGATGCCCTGGCAAGCAATGCCATCCTGGTGGATACCAACGGGAATGCCGTGACATGGGCCTCCCTGGCGGGATGGGCCGGAACGCTCACCCGTTCGGGAGAAGGCAGCCTGATGCTGGGCGCAGGCACTTATGAAGGAAAGCTGACGAATGAAGGGGCGGGTTCCCTGACCATCGGAGCGGGAAATGCTTCTCTGACCGGCGGTATTGGCGGTACCATAAGCAAGACGGGAGACGGCACCCTGACTATCAACAGGAATACTTTTATCAATTCCAACGGCTCCACGCTGGTGGTGGAAAGTGGGACTCTTTCCCTGAGGCAGGATGAAGCGGCTTGGACTGGAACCATGAATATCGTGCTGGGTGAGAACGTAACGATGAACGTTCCCTACGGCGTAGGAGTGAACGGAACGGGAACGTTGACCATGGGCAGCGGAACCACCTTGAATTTGAACAACGGGAGCGGTACTTCCAATACATTCAATATGAATATCGTTCTGGATGCTGGAGAGGGATTGGTTTCCCTGAGAGGATCTCTCTACGGCAACAAAACATCCGTGGGAAGCACGATCAGCGGTACGGGCAATTTGAGGATTACGCACCTTGATAACGGTGGTAATGACTGGAAATTCAACGGAGGCTGGGTGAAAAACTCCTATGACGGTAATACGGAAATCATTGCTACTGACAGGCAGCTTAACTTGACCTATGACATAGGAAGCGCTTCGGTTACGGGCGGACAGACGGTGACTCCCTGGGGACAGGGAGACGTCACAATCGGCGGAGGAGCGAATACCATGACGGTGACATTCAGCGGGGTGGGCGGTACCGCTGCCTCAAACGGAATTTCCCTGGATGGAAATATTACCCTGAAAGGGGCCAATGCCGCCACGCGGCTGAACATTTTTGCCGGGTCGGCCGGAACCATGACTCTCAACGGCCTGGTATCCGTAGAAACGTCCGGCACCGGAACGGCCACGATCGGCAGCGGTGACGGCCTGAGGATGGGAGGCGGTCTGGCCGGAACGGGAACGCTGGCAGTGGCCACCAGAAACAGCGCCGGAGCCCTGACGCTGGGAGGAGATGTCGCCGGATTTTCCGGAACGCTGAATCTGACCGGTTCCAACCTGTATCTGGATGCGGATACGGCTTTGGGAGGAACGCTGAACGCCTCTTCCGCCAAAGTAACCGCTCTGCGAACCCAAAATGTGACGGGAACTTTGAATGCCGCCTCCCTGGCCGTTGACGGAACCGCCCTGAGTGCGGCCGGAACCGTCCTGACGGTGGCCAACCTGGCGCTGGGCGCGGATGCAGAAGTAAGCCTGAATATTGACGGCAACGTGGCCGAAGGGACATACACGCTGGTGGGTTGGGACAACCTGATGTCCGGGAACTTTGTGGATGCAAACTCCATGACCCTGACCGGAACCCTGGCGGGCCTGTATCAGGGCACGTTCACCGTGGATACGGCTGGCAAGACGGTATCCGTCAGCGTGAGCATGGCGGATGGAGTGATTGTCTGGGACGGCAATTCCATCGGCGCGGTGGACAACACCAAAACATATCTGTTCGATGGAAGCCATACGGGCGACGTCTCCCTGACGGGAAATATGAACGCGAAGGCCATCTACTTCAACAACGGCGCGGGGCAGGACTTGGTACTGACCAACAATGGCGGTGAACTCTCCGGCAATGGCGCGATGACCAAGCTGGGCGAAGGCAAGGTAAGCTTCAACAGTTCCAATGAGGCCTACTCCGGAGCGGTTGGCATCAAGGAAGGCACCGTAGCCGTCAACGCGAACAAGGCTTTGGGAATCGGAACGGTGACCGTGGATGCGCCGGGACGCCTGGAAATCGGCGTGACGGGCGACATTGCCGACATTCTCGGCGCCACGATGCCCACGATCAACGGAGGAACGATTGCCTTTGTTTCCGGAGGAGCCAACGCGCTGGGAACCAACCTGGCAAACGGTTCCGCCGTCAATCTGGAAGTGCTGGGTGAAAACACCGTGTTGACCATCAGCGTTAATCAGACGAAGACCGCTTCTACGTATGTTGGAAATGGAGCGTCCCTGTTCATTGACGGAGGCGGTACGAACACCAGGCTCACGGGCAGTTTAACAGTCAATGGCGGCATCCTGACAACGACGGGGGATTCCTTCGGCTACAGCGGCACCACGCTCAACTCCCTCCTCCTTGAAAACGGAGCCACGTGGACGATAGGCAACGGCACCGGGCACAATACGCTGCTCAATTCCAATATTATCCTGAACAACAGTTCCATTCTCGTCAATACCACCGGGAAGGGCTTTTACCTTTTCGGCGGCAATCACAGGATTTCCACGCAGAGCAACGCGCTGGGCATGTCCCTGATTGCTGCTTCGGGAGATTACAGCAGCCAGAAAATGACCGTCAAGACCGCGACGACGTTTGATGTGTCCCGCGGCAATTTCACGCTGGATGAAACCAACACGGCCGACTTGAAGGTGGATGTGGGCATCGTCAGTGAAGCCGCCGTCGCCATCACCAAGCAGGGGAACGGAATTCTTCAGTTGACGCGGGCCAACACGTACGCCGGACAGACCTTGATCAGGGAAGGCACGATCCTTCTGACGGGTGCCGGAAAGCTCGGGGCCGGAGCAGTGACGCTGGGCGGCCTGGGTGACGCGACGCTGGCATACAACGTCACGGGAGACAACACGACAGCCAATGCCATCGGCGGAACGGGGACCATCACCCAGAAGGGAGCAGGCATCGTGACGCTCAGCGGAGCCAATACGTACGCCGGGACGACCCATGTGGAGGCCGGCACGCTGAAGGCCGGCAGCGCCACGGCCTTCGGGACCAGCTCGGTACTTCTTTCGTCCGGGGCCACGCTTGACATCGGAAACTATGCGCTCGGCAATGCCGTCGCGGTAAAGGCAGGCGCCTCCGGCGCTCTTTCCACGGCATCCGTCACCAGCGATGGCGGTACGCTGGGCAGCCTGACGCTGGGCAGCTATTCCCGGTTGAATGTCACCGGCAGCATGGCCCTGGCCTCCGGGGCGGAGCTTACCTTCGACATGACAGGGGTAACGGCGGGTGACAATGCGCTGGTGACGCTCACCGGCGGCCTGACGGTCAACGGAACGCACAAGCTAACCCTCTCCAACTACGAAACGCTTACCGATTCCGGGAGCTACTCCCTGCTGACGGTGGGAACCGGGACGCTCATGGTAGGCTCCTTCAATGTCGGAGAACTCATTAACGAGACCCATCCGGAACTCACCTACATGCTGGGGCTCTCCGCGGACGGAAAGACGCTTCAGCTTAAAATAGAGTCCTCCGCGGACATGCTCACATGGAATGGGACGGCGGATGCCGGAACATGGAGCGCCGACAACGTTTCCAACTGGACCTATGCGGGAAGCAGTACTCCTCCGACAAGCACGGACGGTCAGCCTCTGCTCTTTGACAACACGGCGGCCAACAAAGACGTGACGATCACGGGGAACGTGGCGCCGTCTTCCGTCGTGGTCAGCAACAGCGGTAGTAACACCTACACCTTTGAAGGAAACGGCCACATTACTGGGGATACGACCATCCTTACCAAGAGGGGGGACGGAACGCTGGTCATCCGCAACACCAACAGTTATGGAGGTTCCACGTCCTTGGAAGGGGGCATCGTGGACATCAACGGGGACGGAGCGCTGGGAACGGGCTCCATCATCTTCGGGGGCGGTACGTTGCAGGCCTCCGGGAACGTGACGCTCACGCAAATCATGGTGCAGAAAAACGCCGCAGACGCCGTGAAACTGGCTGCCACAGGCGCCGATACGGTATTGACGGTGAACACCGGCGGCCAGGACAGCTTCCTGGGGCTTAACTGGAATGTTTCCGGGAACGGCAGCGTCGCGCTGGGCGACATTGCAGATACGAAGGTCCTTTCCGGCACCATCGCGGTGGCGGCCGGTTCCAAGCTCAACCTTTCCGGCGGAACGGAAATAGCGCTTTCCGGCATCCTCAAGAATATCTCCGGAACCCTGGAAAAGACGGATGGCGGCTCCCTGCTCATCAAGACGATCAACGGGAATGACGCGCTCAACGGAACCTTGCGCAACAGCGGGGCAGACATCGTCTTCTCCGGTTACGGAGCGGCTACGTCCAACCGGACTGTCACGGTCAATGGAATGCTGGATGCCTCCGTGGTCAATGCAACCTACGGCGTAACGCTGGACCTGAAACATTCCCAGGACATAGGCACGCTGCAAGTCGGCAGCGGAACCTTTGACGGCAACACGCAGGCCTCCGCAGTCATCGTCGGAACGGGGGTCACCCTCACCAGCAACAGCGTAACGCTGGGAGGAGACGTGGCCGGTGAACTCAACATTGCGGGGGGAACGGCGCAGCTGGGTGCTCTCGCTTTCAGCGGAACGGCCGGCTCCGGCATTACGCTGAACGGCAACGGTACGCTTACCATGGGCGGCAACATCACCGGAACCTCCGGTACGCTCACGCTGGGAGAAGGCACGCTCAACTCCAGTGCGGCCTGGTCCGCGGAAAGCGGAGTTGTGCTCAACGCGGCGCAGGGCAAAACCGCCACGGTAGACACCACGGGAGGGAACATCACCCTCAACGGCGCATTTAGCGGAACGGGCAGCCTCGCTAAAACAGGAACGGGCCAGCTCAGCCTTGGCTCAGCCAGTGCGGACTACGCGGGAACCGTAACGCTCTCTTCCGGCACGCTGGCCTTCCTGGCAGGGGCCGACGGTTACAAGGGCGCTCTCAACATCACCGGCGGCGAACTGCAGGGCGGCCAATACTACAGCGGCGCCAGCAAAAATGTCACCGTCAATGCGGCGGCCGGAGTCAGTTCCATCTCCCTGGGCGGTTTGAACGGCTCCTCGCTCAAATCCATAGATATCACGGATGCCGGTACGGTCATCAGCGGCATCAACGGGGCGGCCAGCCTGGACAGCGCCAATCTGGTCGTCGGCACGGACAATGTCGCCAAGACGCAGGACCTGGCAGGCAGCGATTCCATCATTCAGTTCAATGAGAACGGAGCTACGCTGGACATCGCCAGCCTGACGCTCTCCCTTTCTGCGGACGTGGTCAACGCCATGCAGGGCTGGGGAGCCGGAGAACGCACCGCATGGCTCAACCTGACCAACGGATCTCTGAGTTACGGCACGGCCACCTTCAACCCGCTTCTGGAAGGCCTGGGCTTCACCGTCACGGGTATCAACGGCGGCTCCATCGGTATCACGGGCGACGCCACGCAGATCTATGCGGTGGGCAGTGAAGACAAGGAAATCACCAGCAACGCGGAACTTGATCCCTACCGGGCGGTTATTGTGGACGGCAATCTGGCCCTCAACCTCCCTGGCGTGGATGACGAGGCGGAAGGACTGACCATCAACAACCTTTCCGGAGCGGCTTCCGGAGTGATCACCATTACTGCAACCGATGACAAGACGGCCTCCGTCATCCTGAACAACGAACTGCTGGGAAATGATCCCAATACGTCCGGGCCCGACACGAAATACGCCGGAACCATTAACGGCGGCACGGCCAATATCACCAAGACGGGTGCGGGTTCCCTGGAACTTTCCGGCAGCCTGAACACGGACGGCGCGCTGGACATGCGGGAAGGCAGCCTGACGCTTTCCGGCACGGCGGACCTAGGTTCTATCGTACTTGACTCTAGGGAGGCGGACAGTCTCTCCACCCTGAACGTCACCGGCACGGCAACTGCCGGAACGCTCACGGATGAAGGCAACGGAGGAACGCTCAACATTGGCGGGGACGGCAAGCTCACGCTTGATACGGCAGGTTCCGAACTCTCCAACAGCACTGTGACGGGTTCCGGTACGCTCCAGGTGGCGGACAACGCCTCCCTGCTATTCAACGGCACATCCAAGCTTGACGGCGTACAGGTGGAGCTCTCCACGGACGGAATGCTGGAACTTGACAACGCGGCTAACAGCCTCTCCGGTCTTACGGGGAACGGAAGTCTAAACAACGGTTCCGCCCTGGAAATCACCGCCTCCGGCAAGTCCGTCTTTGAAGGCTCGCTGACCGGGGAAGGCAGCATCACCATGAACGGAACGGGTACGCAGACTCTCAAGGGCAGCGGCTCCGCCGGGCAGTCCCTCAACGTTACGAAGGGAACCCTGGAGCTGATGGGCGCTGAAGGGGGCAACGGTTCCGTCACCTACAAGACGCTCACGGCAGGTACCGGCGGCCATGTGCGCCTCACGGCGGTGGGTGACGGCGTGGACGCTGTCAACACCACGCTGACGGTCGGCAACGGCCTCAATCTGGCGGGAGCCAATCTGGACCTGGTCATCAACACCAACAGGGACGACCTCTTCGCCAACCCCGTCATCACGGTTCTGGCAGGGAACGTCAACCTGAACGGCACCACTGTTTCCCTGGACAGCCTGGGCGACTACGACGACCCGGCGGACCCGACGGCCAACCTCAACTTCATACTGGTGGACGCGCAGGGTGCTGGCGGTACGGTAACGGCTGACGGCGCTTCGGTGACGTCCTCCGGCTACTTTGACTTCTACTACCAGGAACTCGGCATCCGTGCGGAAGGCGGGAAAATCATCGTCAGCGGCATGGTCAAGACGGACAACGCCTTCATGGACGCGGCGGATACGGCCAACTCCGCGGCGGGAGCCAACCTTCTGTGGAACAACCGCGGCAACGCGCCCAAGGGTACGGTACTGGGAGACCTGCGTGAAGCAGTGCGCAACAGCATCCAGTCCGGCGACTCGGGACAGGCCGCCCGTTCCATGGCGGCGGCGGCGGGCTCCACGGTCAACGCCCTGGGCACTGCCCAGCGCGACGCCCTGCGCGAACAAATGGGATGGATACGCAACCGCACCAACCAAATGGGCGTCAACCCCGCCTACATCAACGAAGACCTTCCCTACTTCCACATGTGGATGGAAGGCACGGGCTCCTACGCCCAGCTGGACACTAAAGGTGATGAAAGCGGCTACAAGCTCACCACCTGGGGAGGCACCTTCGGGGTGGACGTGGACCTCAGCGACTCCTTCACGATGGGGGCGGCCTTCACGGCCAACTACGGCGACCTGACGGCCAGCGCGGCGGACACGGCCGATGGCCACCTGGACAGCTACTACGCCAACCTCTTCGGGCGCTACCAGAGCAAGAGATGGGCCCACACGCTCATCCTGACGGGCGGGTGGAACGACGCCAAACTCAACCGGACGGTGGACTACGGAGCGGGCAGCTACAGAACGGAAGGCAGCACCAACGGCTGGGGCCTTGGAGCGATGTATGAACTCACCTACGACATCTACCTCAACGAAAACAGGAGCAGCATCCTGCAGCCCCTGTTCAACGCCTCGGTGGTGACAACTCGGATGGACGGCTACCGTGAAACGGGAGCGGGCAACGCGGGTCTGAGCGTGGACAAGCAGGAATGGACGACGGGCACGCTTGCGCTTGGCGGCCGGTGGATGGGTCTTGTAGGCAGCAACCTCTTCGGGAGGGAAGCGCTGGCGGAACTGCGTGTCAACGCGGCCCAGGACCTGGGAGACGACCGTGGAGAAACGGCAGTGGGCTTCCTGGCCAACCCCGGCTACACGCAGCAAGTGCGTGGAGCGAAGGTAGGGAGGACGGCGTTGCAGATAGGAGCGGGTCTGAGCGTGCCAGTAGGGACGCAGGGAACGATCTTTGTCAACGGCAACGCGGACATCCGAGACGGAGCCAGCTCCCTGAACGGAAGCATAGGCTACCGCTACGACTTCTAA